The DNA window GTGGCTTCCTGAACCTGGGCTTCCGCCTTGACCACCTCCGATTCCGCCGACACCATCGCGGCATCGACCTCCGCGATCTTGCGCTTGGCCGTTTCGAGCGCCGCGTCCTGTTTCGAGCTATCCAGCCTGAAGATCACGTCGCCCTTGGAGACCGGCGCACTGAAGCCGATGTTGACTTCCGCCACACGTCCCGACCCTTCGGGAAGAATCGGAACCGTCCTGAAGAACAACGTGGCGCTGGTGGTCGAGGGATGAAAATAGAAGATCATCGTTATCAGCGAGATCGTCAGCATCAGACATCCGGTGATGCCCCATCTGAGCTCGTACCAGACCGAATAGAACGTGATCTCCTTGCCGAACCGCTTGTTCTGGACATAGCGGCGGTAGAGGTAATCGGGAAGGATCGTCACAAGGGAGCATATGATCAGCTCAAACATGGCCGCCTCTCGCCTGCTTTGCGATGCTCGCCCCCTTCTTTGCAGTGTCGGGCGGAACTGAGCCGGGAGCCAAGCTGGGTTCCTGCCCAGTTCCGCCACCGGTATCCGGCATGGTGTCTGCGATCTTCTCGACCGATCCTGCGATGCTGCGCAGCGGGGTTCCGAAATCGGGGATATCGATCATGGCAAGCAGCAGCCCCGCCACCCAGAACAGGTGGATGTGCGTGAAGAGTGCCAGCAGGCCCAGAATGGCCACGATCTCGAACTGCAGCTTCTCCGACTTGTGCGCCATGCGCTCCGGCAGGCTGTGCAACCGCAAATAAAGCGTGCCGACCCAGATCAGCGCGGCAACCAGAAAGATGCCCATCACGACCATCAGGACATCGGTCCCGCTTCCCGGGGCGAGGTAGAAGGGCAGATGATGCGGGCCCATCGGATGAATCTGCGCGTTCAATGTTCTCTCCCCGAAAGACCCAAGGCGTTCTGTGGTCGAGGACACCGTATCGGGGGTCTCGGGCGTTGATCTGGATCAACGGAAGGGGGCAGGACCGGATTCCAGTCGCACGTCCCGCGTCTTCGACCGAAGCCGCGCCTTCCGTACTAACGCATGGCTGGTCGCGGAGCCCGGCGGGGACGCTTCCGGACTCCGCGATCCTAGCTTCACTCTGCCGGAACGCGGTTCGCCGCCGCGTACATGTCCCGGTAGCCGCGCGCGATCAGCCGCACGCCCCGCCCGTTTGGTCGTTGATCTACGCGACGGTCAGCGACCGCACCGTGACGATCGCGGGCGTCGATCAATTGCGTGCAAGGTTCAACGCCAATGCATTCTCGGGCCGCGTCGAAGGCGGCTATCGTTTCGTCACGCCGTGGATGGGCCTCGCGCCTTATGCCGCCGGACAGTTCACGACGTTCGATCTGCCGGCCTATACCGAGCAGGCGCTGTCCGGCGCCAACACCTTCGCGCTCAACTACGCTTCGAAGAGCGTCACGGCGACACGCAGCGAGTTGGGTGTGCGCACCGATAAATCCTGGGCGATGCAGGACGCGATCTTCACCGTGCGCGGCCGCCTTGCCTGGGCCCACGATTTCAATACCGACCGCTATATCGCCGCCACCTTCCAGACGCTGCCGGGCGGAAGCTTCGTCGTCAACGGCGCCGCGCCTGCGCATGAATCCGCGCTCACAACTGCCTCCGCTGAACTGAAATGGCTGAACGGTTTCTCGCTTGCCGCCACTTTCGAGGCGAATTCTCCGACGTCACCCGCAGCTACGCCGGCAAGGGCGTCACGCGGTATTCGTGGTGATGAGGCAACTTCCGTTGTTGGGCACTTAAACGGACCTAACCAGCCGAGCTGCCCATGTCGGTTCATCAAGGTATAGCAGACATCACGCTTCCGCTGGCCGTTACCCGATGCCAGCCGATCTCGCGTCAAGGATGACGCTGGCTGATGCTGGCGAGTCGAGGCTGGACCGATATCCGGCGATCCGGCGGTGTTCTATCACTGTCACCATTGGATCGGTATTCTATGCCTCGCTGATCAGCGACGTTGACTGGGTGAACATAAGCGTTCCTTTGAACCTTTGCCGGGCCTGGCCCGACCAATCGGTTACTGGAGGATTGCAATTTCCAGTCCCAGTGCAGCGCCGCTTAGCATTCATTCAGCTTGGCGGCGTTGTGCGTTAGTGGCCTGTTTTGAATCTGCGAGTGGCCCAAAAATCGGCCCCAGAAGGTGAGCAATTTTGAACAGACGGCGCAGTGCGTTTGTGCTGTTATGGTCATTGCAGGGGGATTGCGCTGTCCGGCCCCAACCAACGCCACTGAGCATTATTCAGTTCAGTGGTCTCCGCATTAGTCCAATGAATACTTTCGATCAGCCCGGCCATCTTGCCGGGCTTTTCGCATTAGTGGCCTGTTTTGATTTGGCGAGAGTGGCCTAATTCGGCCAGTACCGCCACTTTATCAGTGGCCCCTTTCAAAAACCCGCGTGGTCCCTTTTGGGGTTCCAACGGGCATGGGGCCAGCGGGTACTGTCCGTATTTAACCCCAAGTTGTCCTAAGTTGGATTTGGGAGTGTCCTAATCCACCGGAGCGTGTACCCTGCGGTATCAACGGATGGGGGCTGTATGCTCGTAATTCAGACCGGCAGAGCTAAGAGGATGCGAAAGTATTCGATCCTGATGACGGTCGTGCTGGCATTGACCGGCTCGTTCGCAGGACTGCTAACTCTGCACTGGTATGCGTTGCCGCCAAAGAAGTAAGGCCGCCAAAGTTGGCGGTCTCTTTCATTTCAAGCCGCGCGTCATCGATTCCACGCCAGCTTTCGGCGTCCCCAATGATGATCCTTCCGGTCGAGATTGAACACGCGCTCGACGTCACGGTTCAGCGCCCTCATAACGCCGATGCGCGGCAGCATGTTGTATCCACTCTTAGGGATGCGTTGCTGGAATGTTCGATATTTTTACAGGGCGATCACGGGCGCGAGCCACGGAAAGCGCGACAGGTTCCGGCAAATCACAAACGAAAACCGTCTGTGTTCGTTTTTGAATAGCAGCTCGCGGCTTTTACAAGCGGCGTGACCTGCGGCGTGCGATAATTGATCATCGTCGGCTCAAGGTTGGATGGGGATCGCCGAATGTCAATGTACCTCGATATCTTTGCCGCGTTGCTCGCTTGGGGAGCGGCGGCTGCCTGGGTTCTAACCGGTCGTGGCAAGCTTCGGCCCGATTTGGATCATCTCGGACAGGCGGTGCAGACAAAGCCCGGCTCGAAATCTGAGAGCTGCGCACCGTGCGCGCGCTGATCGGCATTGATCCGTGACCAATGGCTGCAGCGATGTCGCTGCAGTAGGTCGGCAGACGGCGAACACCGGCGGCGCGCATCTCTCCGAGGGTGATCTTTTGGCGGGCGGGCCGCCCACATCAACACCCACATCAGCAAGCGCGGCGGCATCCGTTCGAGGTGCGCGTGAATTGCGGTTCGATGCGCTCGTCGGATCGCCGCTGCCAGCCCAGCTCACCGCGATGGGCTACATCGTCGAGAAGATCGGCGAGAGCCAGCGCATCCTGCCGCATGCGGTCGTGCAACGGTTCGAGGTCTCGTCGAGCGGCGCGCTCGTCGCGGCGACCGAGGGCAGCACGCGGCCGGTGTCGGTGACCGTCACGAATGCCGGGATCGCGACCGTCGAGCGGTTTGATCTGCGCATCCCGTGACGCGGGTCGCACAAGTGTCCTAATAGCAAGCTACTGCGCTGGTTGAGACAGGGCGGCGCGGCGCTATGCTTGGCTATCGTTTTTTTCATCTCCTATAACCAGCGGGCTAGTGGGTTTGAAGGAGTTTACTTGGGAATCGAAGATAAACGGAAATCGGGCGCTGCTTCGGTTTTCCATCACGTCCATCAATTGCAGTTCGATATTGAAGTAGAGAAGAAGGCGACCAGCGAGTATTTCCTTAATCCGCGCCTGCATCGTTGGCGTGGTGACTTGGTGCCCGCTGGATGTCTTTCCTACTTCGATGGTCCCATGCCACCCGGAAGATTGGCGGGAGAATATGCGCGGGGTATCGTCACCCTGCATGACGATCTCAACCTTAATATGGTTGACGACTGCAAACCCCGGCCCCGGATTTCTCAGTGCCCATGTGATAAGGGGCTTGTTGAGGGCAACATCGGATTCAACCAACTCAAGCTCACCAATCGTAATAACAGGGCGATTAGCGGCGAAGAGTGCCTTTTTGGCGGTTTCAGCCGAACTTTGAGCGGCGTCGGCGGCGATTTCAGATGCGACAATGGATCGCTTCATGTCGGCAGATTGGATTTTAGCGACCTCAACCATTCCAATGGTGGCTTTATAGAGCGTGTAGGTGAACAAGCCGATCATGCCAGTAGCAACGGCAGTTATCAGCGAACTCCAATGGTCAACCGCTTTGCCGAACGTCCAAGCCGAATAGAAGAGTATGTTGTAACTTTCGCAATCATAGGGAGCCTTGGCTTCGCTGCATATTTCGTGGTTACGAGGAAATCCAAGTGACTCCCACCATTCAATCCAAATTGCGACCACAGCGGCGAGCGCGAATACAAGAAGCCAGCGCCAATATTTCAGCATCCCTCAATCGCCGTTCCGAAAATGTCCGCGTTAAGCGGGCATCCTACCGGAATTGCAACTAGGCGATATAGGGCGGGAGGTGCTTTCCCCTGACAAAGCCCGACTTCCCGCGCGGAATACCCACTATTCACCTCGCTTGAGCTTCCGCCGTCCCCAATGCGCGGCCTTCCGGTCGGGATTGAACACTCGCTCGACTTGACGGTTCAGGGCCCGCATGACCGCGCGATGCGCGCCATCATGGCCGGGCCGCCCAGCGTCGCCACCAAGATCAAGGCCTCCATCGCGATCTGCCATTCCGGTGCCGTATGCTCCGTCTTCGGCAGCCGGGTGATGTAATTGCCGGCGTCCTCCAGCGTGACGAGTTGGCGACCGCGCGCCAGAGGGATCGGATCGTCGAAACGTCGGGACCAGCTTTTTCGCGGGTATCCCCCATGGGTCTTTACTTCAGCAGACCTGACGCCAAGTTGCCGTCGACCAACACTTGCTGGGCTTTCAGGTTGGCTTGACTGGAGAAGGAGCGTGGGTTGACCTTTGCTGCAGCGAAGATCGCCTCGACCATTTCGTCGACATCCTGCAGGCAAAGCTCGTAGGTTGGAACCTTCGGCAGACTGGCGCGGCGACGCGCTATGTTAGCGGATATTTCCGGGGGCAGCCCAGGCGGTAATGGCAATCCAGTATTCCCAGCTAAGTCTCGATGAGACGAAATAGTCGAAGCCATGCCATTCTTAAGTGCGTCGTCCGGATAACGTAAATACTCATAGGCATGGAGCGCGGCGATTGCCGGGTCAAACCGGCTAAAATCTGCGCCGCCGATCTCGGCTTTGAACGCGTCCCAAAGCCGCGGAAGCCGATGCGAGTGTTTGCGCAGCTCCTCCAAGGTGTGCGTTCTCGATAGCGCCCCTTTTATCAGGAATTCGACAGCGTGATGTAACAGGTTGCACGCGACCGGATTGCTTCTGCTGCATGATTCGTTGCTGCATCTTGTACTCACCTAACGGCCTGCCAGCGCTATCGGATCGTTGAAGTGCCGTTTCCAACCGCGACAGCCGTCACGGCGGCTGCCCGATTTTCTCGTTTAGAGCCACATAAATTTTGCGACCATGATCAGAATTGCGCCACTTAAGAGCAGACAGGAAATTACAATCGGTGCAACCGCCGCTATTACATACAAATTTGGACGGGTTCCTTTGTCGTTATGATCCAAGAAACTTCCCATCCATCCTTGATGGTGCGAGACGGTACCAAGGAAGCCCATTATCGCAGAGATAAATCCCAAGCCGAAGAGGCATATAAAAATGCCGATGCCCTTCAACGGCGGCACCGTTGAGTAATCCTTGAGCAACGACATGCACCCAGCAATTCCTGCGGCATTTGCTGCGAGCAAATATCCGACACCCTTAAACTGGATGTCGAGAGCATCCTTCGCGTACTCGCGCTCCGCCTCAATTTTCTTTTGGAGCAACTCTCGTTGTTCGGTCATTTCGCACCCTCAGCTTGTTTTCTTGTTACACGTTCTGTCGCCTACGACTTAGCCGCCATCAGGCGAACAGCTCGGCACCGGGCGGCGCGAATTTCACGTAGGTCCCGCTTTCGTGCAGCGACAGCCAGCCCAACGTGATCGCGCGGGCGAGTGCGGCACGGTACTGGTACGGCGTACCGCCAGCTTCGAGGAACGCGCCGTTGACCAGCTCGACATAGATGCGGCCGTCCTGAACCGCCTCGGTCGCGTTGGCGATCTCGACGAGCTTGCGGGCGGCGGCGTCGGGATCGGCGGCACGGGAATCGTTGCGCATCTGAAATCCCGATCCCGGCCTGGGTAACCCGAAAAAACCCCGCCGCGCCTCGACGGGGTCAAGTTCGGGAGAGCGGCACAAGATCGCCGACGTGCCGCGAGATGGATCATGCCACGATTCGGAGATACTTCACTCCAGAACCTCATACTCAAACGCCACGCCTTCCGGGTCGTTCTCCTCGAACCACTTTTCCGCAGCGTCGACATTCGCGAACACCTTGAGATGATCGGCATCGCCGACGTGTTTGCTTGTGTTGACATAGATGAACACGGTCATCGGTCCCTCGCTAGCTTGCGGTGCCCCCAATGATGCTCTTCGCGAGTTGGATCAAACACCCGTTCAATGTTCCGGTTCAACGCCCGCAAGACGCCGATCCGCGCATGCATCAGGAAGTCACGGCCCTCGGCGGCACCGATCAGGCGGCCGATGGCCGTCTGCCATTCTGTTCGGGCTTCGGCAGCTTCATGATGTAGCTGGCCGCGTCCTGTAGCGTGACGAGCTGGCGACCGCGCGGCAGCGGGATCGGGTCTTCGAATGGGCGCTTCCAGCCGCGATCAGCCATGTCTGAATTAGATGGCGTCGAGGCTGTTCATGAGCCAAACCTTGAACTCATCCATTTTCGGAGTCCACTTCTCAAGTTTTGACGCCGCGCGCGTTATCAAAAACGCAGCGTCGGCGCACTCGATCGCCATCTCATTTTGGCCGCCGTGCTTCAACCAGTAAAGTTCGCGATTGAGCGTTGCTATCCATTCCTTCTTTGACATTTTCTCTTCAACTCTGGGGGAATCTCGCAAATGCGCAAACATGTGCGGACCCTCGCGCTGAATCATTCCTTCGGCAGCGCCTGCAAGAGTGACCGCCACGTCGTAATCGCCCCGTTGCAGGGCATCTATCGCTGCGTCGGTCTGTCTTGTAGCGGCTTCGACGAGCGTAAGGTTTAATGTCCCGAGGGGGATGTCCATAGTTGGCGGTTCCAATCCAGCGGGTTCATTGCTTCGTCTTGCGCCCGATTCTCTGCAATTTGGCTTTCCAGTTTAACGCTCTCATGTGAGCCTTTAATCAGCTCGGTCGTTGAACGCGAGGCCCAGTAAACTGAATGATCTCCGCAGCAGAATAGACGCCTTGCGCGGCTGCACCAGGTGGCAATTTAAGGACGCGAATGTACACGTCTTGACCCGGTTTGATCACCGTGTCGACGCTCCCTGGCGTCGTGTTCGTAAAGGCTTGGTTCCCCACGAATGTGGTCGTGCTGCTTCCGGGCGTGACCAAAGTTGATGCGCGGCTTGCATCGGCCGCGCTAATAATCTGAAAGTGCGTGCCGCCCGCGGCCTGAGTCGTCTCAGCAGCTTTCAGCAGAACGTAATCCTGGACGGTCGATGCGCCTGTATAAGCGTTTCCCCGCGATTGGATGCGCCATGTGTCGGCCGTGATCTGCTGTGCCGCAACACCGCCTGTGAAGCCCATTTCTTGATATTTAGTAGCGCAGCCACCCAGCGTGACGGCCAGCGCCACGATTCCCAGAATATGCATATCGCTGATCCCCCGACCAGCCAGCATCCAAGCGCAACCGGAGGTCGAAGGCAAGACCGCACGAGCGGCGTCAGCTTGCGCTTGCAAGAGCGGCGGGGGGTCTCACGGTTTGAATTTATCGATTTCCGCCGCGACATCGTCGTCGGCAGCTTTTTCGGCGGCCACCGATTCTTGGGCAAGGCCACGCCGAAAATCGCGCTCCGCTGTTTCCATCAGCCCGGCTACCAAATCTTCCGGCACTCCGTCGATCGGAGCATCTTGATAGACTTCGGAGTCGACTGAATAAGTGAAGCCATTTGCCGGGATGCCCTCGATAAAAATGCGAACCTTCCAACCGTTTAACGTCGGAATCGCACGAACTTCGTAGACCTTGCCGCCGTGTTCGAAGGTCGTAGCCTTTTGCATCGCACTCTCCAACTGGCATGGCGGGCGCCGCGCAAACGCACAAAACTCTCAAATCAGCAAATCAGGCAGTCACAACCTCGAGACTTGAATTAATTTTTCCAGCTCATGGCGACCGTCCGAGTGAGCTTCCTGCTCAGTGGCGAACGATTCTAATGAAGACTGAATAGGTCTTCCGTTCTCTCTGAGGTCCCAGCGAAAGCGACCCGCGTGAATCGTGCAGGGCCGGGTTACAAGGTCATAAGGTTGCGGTGACTGAGCCATATCCGACGGGCGTTGCAGAGCAGTTATCCGCGCCCGAAATCCCTCGATCTCCTGAAGCGCGTTGTGGCGTTCCTGCCCCGATGGAAGCTTGCGGGCGGTCTCTAGCAGCTTCGCGGCCATCGCTTCCAGGTCTTGCATCTCTTTTCTCGTTCGATCGGCTGATTTGATCGGGATCATTTTCCCTGCGCCTTCAGCAATCAGATTTGGCGAGATCTCCCTCTGACAGGGAACAGCCTGTCGGTGGAGCGATCGAGCCGCTTCTCGGTGCCGTGCGCGCCGCTTAGATGCCCGACCAACTCGCCGGACAGCCGATAGAGGTTGATCCCTTTTAGCTCGTAGAGTTTTTGGCCGTCTAGGTCGAAGACTTCCCCGCCGTTCACCACGGCAACGTGGGTGCCATTGCTATTGAAAATATTACCGCTCACGACCGACCTCCTATGGAGAGGCCCCGCGGCAAAGGCTGCGCCTATTGGCCGGGGATAGCGAGACAAATCGCGCGCTCGGGCTATTTCGACTTCGCCTTCAGCCCGAGCTCGACCAGGCGGCGGATGGCTTCGGAGCGGTCCAGTTTCCCGCCCTGACTTGCGATCCATTCGTCGATGCACTGCATTTCGTACTCCGTCCACTGCGGGTTTGGGCTAGCAGCTAGTGCCTTTTGCGCCATGCCTTTTGCCACCGCGACGGACGCCGTGATCTTGGCGAGGGTGCTCTCTTTCATCAGATCTTCGCCTTCTTTGCCGGTTTGTCGCCGGGGTCCTTCGACAGGATATGCAGCATCGCGTCGATCATGCCCCGTATCGCCTCAGGGCGAGTCACCGGCGGGTTTTGCTTCGCGGCCCACGCATCGATAGCCTTGATCTGTCCGGCCTGGAGCCGGACGCCCACGAGGGTGCCAGTGACGGCTGATCGCTTCCTGATCGGGCGCGTTATGTTATCATAGCTTGATTTTGCCATTTGCTATCGTTTACGCCGGCGGGTTTTCCTTTTGCTTTTGTCGGGCGCGGCGAGCTGTTGACGCTGGCTTTCAAGGCGATGCTTTTGGGGCGCGGCCGATGCAAATCTGGCTGCCCACCGCTGCTCGAACCTTCTTTGAACGTCGAGCGGGATACTGCTCATAACCGAAACTCCGGGTTTGTCGCCCCGGTCTCAAACGCATTAACGCGCACGGTCCTACAAAGGTCCACCCCCTAGGATGGGGCATACAGCTCAATCCACCGCGATCATGACGTCGGACGCCCTTACCGCTACGTGACCTTGCCGGCCTGTCTTGATCAGGCCCGCTCCCGATGGAAGATTTCAGTCCATCCTGTCCACGCAACTGGCCGCGCTGATGACGAGCCGTCGGATCGGGGTCCACGCCCTGCGGTAACGGGGACTTAACCAAACCGTCGCACCTTCGGGTGACCTTCTGACGGTCACGTGGTGCTGAGAGAGGAGCCGTCGCTGATCTCAACCCAGCGGCGGCTTTTTCATAGGGCGAGACCCGATGAACTACCGAGCGTTCACAAACGACAGCCTGACCTTGATGTACGAGGCCATCCGCGGCGCGCTGGCGGCCGACGACGCACTGAAGCTGCAGGATTCGGAAACTAAATTCCGCGTTCGTGAGACCCCCGATTGGAGACATCACGCTGCTGACCTCGAGGCGGAAATGATCAAGCGCGGAATGATGTTCGAGGTCATCGACTGGTCGGAAGATCAGGGGATATTGCCCGGGTTTTAACCGTCCGCGAATAAGCACCGCTGGCTGGCCCTGCGGTGGCCGGGATCGCCCGGCACCCAAATCCGACCCACACCAGCGGCTCTCTCGGGCGCTTGGCGGGGTGATTCCGTCATAGGGTTATCGGGCCGTTGCGCGCTTCTGCCTTGGTGGCTCTGTTGGCTGAACTGCAGGAGCCTGCTGAGCGCTTGCGAAAGATTGTTGCAGGGCTTCAAGTTTACCGGTCAGCGCGGTGACGTCGTCGGACAACCGCTTAATCTCGGCCCGATCGGATGAGACCGTTTGCTGAAGGGCCCTCAGTTGACTGACGGCTTGCTGCAGGGACGCCTGCAGGTCATGGATCGCCTGAGCAGTCGGATCTGGTGGTGGTGGTGCGGTCGCTTTGTGCTGCTTCACAGGAATGGTTTCGTAAACGCCCAAAGGTACGATTAAGGCGACGGCTAGGAACGTCAGGACGAAGATACGCCCTCTCCGAGAGTGGCGATCAGGTCCTGGTGGACGCTCGAATCTCGATTGATCGCCCATGAAACAAAAATCCTGGTTTGCAGGGTTCTGACATTTGCGCGGCCCGGCTCAGCTTAAACGATTCCCCGGCCGCGCCAGGGCGCCATATCGCACTCGAAAAGCGAAAACCCCGCATCGGGGTGCGGGGCTTTCTTTGGGGAAGTGGGGGATAGGGACCGCGCGCTTCGTGGGTAGGTCCTCGAACCTCGAAAAGGTTCAAAATAGAAATGCGTGGGGGCCTCGGCCCCGTGGTTCTAGCCCGTGCGATAAGCGTCGAAGGCGTGGGCCAGGAAAACGCTGATACTGAGGCAGGCCAGCAGCGCTGTTACGATCTCGATCATTGGCGCACTCCCTGGGTCGCCACCATGCCAAGGACGGCGGCCTTGAGGAAATGGCGGTAAATCGCGCTGAGGATGGCGGTCATCATGATCGAACCCCGTTATTCATCCACCTTAAGGCTAGGCCCGCATCGGTTTCCGGACGACTTCGTGGGTATTGGAAAACGGTTTCATCGGGAGCGCAGGGCTCGCCGGGCGGGCTGTACCACCGGCGAGTGCGACGTCGAAGGCAAGGAAATCTTGCACGATGTTTTCACCGTGGATGGCACAAAGTGTGCGCGATTGCCCCGGCGAATTCTCAATTCCGAGGAAACGAAAGCCGCTATTGCTCGGGGGAGCCTCTATTGCGATCGGCGGACGACGTTCGGCAAGAAGGTCGTAAGGCTGATCGAGACCGCGGAAAAATACGAAGCCGAACGTGAGGCGGCGATCGAACAATCAGGCTTACCGGACGCAAAGGCGAGCCAATGGGAAGCGGCTTACGAGATCGAGAAGTTGGCCTATGAGGCTTGTGATATCGAGCCTCAGACAATGGCGGGCGCGCTCATTCAAGCCCGCGCGCTCACTGCCTACGCCGAGGCAGAGATCG is part of the Bradyrhizobium erythrophlei genome and encodes:
- a CDS encoding CC0125/CC1285 family lipoprotein, which encodes MHILGIVALAVTLGGCATKYQEMGFTGGVAAQQITADTWRIQSRGNAYTGASTVQDYVLLKAAETTQAAGGTHFQIISAADASRASTLVTPGSSTTTFVGNQAFTNTTPGSVDTVIKPGQDVYIRVLKLPPGAAAQGVYSAAEIIQFTGPRVQRPS